A genomic window from Exiguobacterium acetylicum DSM 20416 includes:
- a CDS encoding UDP-N-acetylmuramoyl-L-alanyl-D-glutamate--2,6-diaminopimelate ligase has product MNRLAKLLTELLPITINEAINPLITNIATDSRQITPGGLFICINGYTVDGHDYINQAIKNGAAAILAERSFPDCPVPVITVPDTKRLAGQVANRFYDQPSQKMRVYGVTGTNGKTTTTKLAYDLFRAAGIKAGMISTVGARIDEELIETPNTTPEAIILHRLLYEMVEQGMTDCIIEVSSHALAEGRVEGVSFHSAAFTNLTHDHLDYHHSMEDYAKTKALLFQQVAASNGRTIVLNREDGWSRVMREAAPLQPVIWYTTQPHRTSQIAVEWLTDTVNVRIDETTTRVPTALLGEFNAANLAAAMGLLRAGDANLYTLIRHIPELELPKGRLERLDWAPCEIYIDYAHTPDGLEKCLQALTSSGESLSVVLSAAGERDRTKRAEMGRIASKYCEHIIATVHDARTENPDQIIEELIVDIPREHLVGCHTSRHEALVQAAHLAHEGKRIVIVGKGHDEVERIGTKTIPFNEKHILLAELERLSEGESVV; this is encoded by the coding sequence ATGAATCGACTAGCGAAGCTTCTGACTGAACTATTACCAATCACTATAAATGAAGCAATCAATCCACTCATCACGAATATCGCAACAGATTCGAGACAAATCACACCTGGCGGATTATTCATCTGTATCAACGGCTACACTGTTGATGGTCACGATTATATCAATCAGGCAATCAAAAACGGAGCTGCGGCGATTTTAGCTGAACGATCGTTTCCGGATTGTCCGGTTCCCGTCATTACTGTGCCGGATACGAAACGACTTGCAGGTCAAGTCGCGAATCGCTTTTACGATCAACCGAGTCAAAAGATGCGTGTCTACGGTGTAACCGGAACGAATGGAAAAACGACGACGACGAAATTGGCGTATGATCTCTTTCGAGCAGCAGGTATAAAAGCCGGCATGATCAGCACGGTCGGTGCACGAATTGATGAGGAACTCATTGAGACGCCGAATACGACGCCTGAAGCCATCATCTTACATCGACTGTTGTATGAAATGGTTGAACAAGGCATGACGGATTGCATCATTGAAGTGTCTTCTCATGCATTAGCTGAAGGTCGAGTCGAGGGAGTCTCCTTCCACTCGGCAGCATTTACGAACCTGACACATGATCATTTGGATTACCATCATTCAATGGAGGATTACGCCAAGACGAAAGCCTTATTGTTTCAACAAGTCGCTGCGTCAAATGGTCGGACCATCGTCTTAAATCGAGAAGATGGTTGGAGTCGCGTCATGCGAGAAGCTGCGCCTTTGCAACCCGTCATCTGGTATACGACGCAACCGCACCGAACATCACAAATCGCAGTCGAATGGCTGACGGATACTGTTAACGTGCGCATCGATGAGACGACGACGCGTGTGCCGACAGCTTTACTAGGTGAATTCAATGCAGCGAATTTAGCGGCGGCGATGGGATTATTGCGGGCAGGCGATGCCAATCTCTATACGTTGATTCGTCATATTCCAGAACTGGAATTGCCGAAAGGACGACTTGAACGATTGGACTGGGCACCTTGTGAGATTTATATCGATTATGCCCATACACCGGATGGTCTAGAAAAATGTTTACAGGCACTCACTTCTTCCGGAGAGTCGCTATCGGTCGTTTTAAGCGCAGCTGGAGAGCGTGATCGAACGAAACGAGCAGAGATGGGGCGAATCGCAAGCAAATATTGTGAACACATCATCGCAACGGTCCATGATGCGAGGACAGAGAATCCGGATCAAATCATCGAAGAGCTAATCGTCGATATTCCACGTGAACATTTAGTAGGGTGCCATACATCCCGTCACGAAGCGCTCGTACAAGCAGCGCATCTGGCGCACGAAGGAAAACGCATCGTCATCGTCGGGAAAGGTCATGATGAGGTAGAACGAATCGGTACAAAAACGATTCCTTTTAATGAAAAACACATACTTCTTGCGGAATTAGAACGACTGTCTGAAGGGGAGTCCGTCGTTTAA
- a CDS encoding MarR family winged helix-turn-helix transcriptional regulator has translation MLYTQEDVLGQLSKVSRLVKREIDATLLPYSLHTGQWALIKAVALLQPVSQVQLADYLIIEKPAVTKTVSRLETLGFITRIKEGRTHFVSLTPLAIERFDQIDAAVQETHQRLLTSFSLTDQQQLGEWMTHLLTLHRQEESL, from the coding sequence ATGCTCTACACACAAGAAGATGTTCTCGGACAATTATCAAAAGTCTCACGTCTCGTCAAACGAGAGATTGATGCTACTTTGCTTCCATACTCTTTACACACGGGTCAATGGGCACTAATAAAAGCAGTTGCATTACTACAACCTGTTTCACAAGTCCAATTGGCAGATTATCTAATCATTGAAAAACCAGCTGTGACAAAAACCGTCTCACGTCTTGAGACGCTTGGTTTCATCACTCGGATAAAAGAAGGACGAACACACTTTGTCTCATTGACACCTTTAGCCATCGAACGGTTCGACCAAATCGACGCTGCGGTTCAAGAAACACACCAACGATTACTTACCTCCTTCTCCCTTACCGATCAGCAACAGCTCGGTGAGTGGATGACGCACTTACTTACTCTACATCGACAGGAGGAATCCTTATGA
- a CDS encoding MFS transporter, producing the protein MTARLFSRHYVMTLIINLLLFITFYLLNASLPLLAAKQFPVSASALGWIVTSFILATVCSRPLIGHWLDRYDLKRILMISASLFTVMSICYMLVLPLESFFYLIIIRIIHGFSFGMLSSSISLAVTTLIPKTRQGEGMGYFVLSMNLASVLGPVIGLAFIQEKAFVLYFVTVAALAVIALLFMMRLPLTSQHVPSTSAFRLSQSLFLSRPLLLVATLLAGVAISSTSAFISLYTDSIGHIAYASYFYALVALGMVGIRPIAGKLFDQRGAAFVLLPSYALYMIGFVILGMYPSFAGLLTAAIIIGIGSASIFPGLQTVLLNFAPPAQKGKAISTFFLAYDTGFGIGALILATVASGIGYSNMFLSCSLIVLVSGLLYFTFTKRKAASSETEELAS; encoded by the coding sequence ATGACTGCTCGGTTATTCTCGCGTCATTACGTCATGACGCTGATCATTAATCTATTGCTCTTCATCACGTTTTATTTATTAAATGCGTCACTTCCTTTACTCGCTGCTAAACAGTTTCCAGTCTCCGCTTCAGCACTCGGGTGGATCGTGACGAGCTTCATTCTAGCAACCGTCTGTTCTCGTCCATTGATTGGTCACTGGTTGGATCGTTACGACTTAAAGCGCATCTTGATGATCTCTGCAAGTCTCTTTACAGTCATGAGTATCTGCTATATGCTTGTCCTACCTTTGGAATCATTTTTCTATCTAATCATCATCCGTATCATCCACGGATTTAGTTTCGGGATGTTATCTTCTTCGATCAGCCTCGCCGTCACGACACTGATTCCAAAAACACGTCAAGGCGAAGGGATGGGGTATTTCGTCCTGTCGATGAACTTGGCATCCGTCCTTGGTCCTGTCATCGGTCTTGCCTTTATTCAAGAAAAAGCATTCGTTCTGTACTTCGTGACAGTTGCTGCCCTAGCAGTCATCGCCTTGTTGTTCATGATGCGTCTACCGCTGACGAGCCAACATGTTCCAAGTACTTCCGCGTTTCGTCTAAGCCAATCTCTCTTCTTATCACGTCCGCTTTTGTTGGTCGCGACTCTTTTGGCAGGCGTTGCGATTTCTAGTACATCCGCCTTCATCTCACTGTATACGGACTCGATTGGACATATCGCATATGCTTCTTATTTTTATGCGTTAGTCGCTCTCGGAATGGTCGGGATTCGACCAATTGCCGGAAAATTGTTTGATCAGCGAGGGGCTGCATTCGTGCTGTTGCCGTCTTATGCCCTTTATATGATTGGCTTTGTCATTCTCGGCATGTATCCTTCGTTTGCTGGTTTATTGACTGCTGCCATCATCATTGGTATCGGTTCTGCTTCCATCTTCCCGGGACTTCAAACTGTCCTCTTGAACTTCGCGCCGCCCGCACAGAAAGGAAAAGCCATCTCGACCTTTTTCCTTGCTTACGACACAGGCTTTGGAATCGGTGCCTTGATTCTCGCCACAGTCGCAAGCGGCATCGGCTATTCTAATATGTTCTTATCCTGTAGTCTGATCGTTCTCGTAAGTGGTCTACTGTATTTCACCTTTACGAAACGAAAAGCTGCGTCATCTGAAACAGAAGAACTTGCTTCTTAA
- the pheT gene encoding phenylalanine--tRNA ligase subunit beta, whose product MLVSKQWLNEYVDVSHTSGQDLADLITKSGIEVEGVDVRDEALNNIVVGRVLTKEKHPEADKLNVTTVDIGQDEPVQIVCGAPNVEAGQDVIVARVGARLPGIKIKRAKLRGVVSEGMICSLEELGFEKKYIREDEQDGIHTFREPVTPGQDVLELLGLRDEILELGLTPNRSDCLSMYGVAHEVAALYDTTPTFPVVEVKEAETATAVDVTLDSEDCPFYAAREIQGVTIQESPTWLKNRLIANGIRPINNVVDVTNFVLLETGQPLHSFDAEKLGKRIVVRQARAGESFTTLDEVERTLDSSMLVITDGERPVALAGVMGGANTEVDGNTTSIILESAYFAPISVRKTSRVLGLRSDSSARFEKGVDPRRVLLALDRAAALIAELSGGTVQAGVAQAGTLELDDHLIEASVSYINHRLGMEIEGTVMQTLLERLGLGVELSGDALTVSVPTRRQDLKIPADLAEEVARLYGYDALTSSLPSEASRGFLPKRNIHRRHLRRTLQGAGLSQAITYSLTSEQRAMQFNEREDLHPVKLAMPISEARSTLRTSLIPGLLEVAQHNVARQHADVAFYELGSVYLQRDASLETLPIEQEMIGGVAVGVSEQHRAHGTLVKTDFFVMKGIVETLGSAAGVTLTFEAANIPSMHPGRTARILLDGEAIGFVGQVHPGLSKEQYGLKEVYVFELEAMVLRSKEEQVYSEISRFPSMTRDLAIVVERSVPAQAIVDVMTEAAGPLLQTIELFDVYTGENVGENEKSFAFSLRYQNKERTLVDEEITTAQQRVVDAVKETFNAELRA is encoded by the coding sequence ATGTTAGTCTCAAAACAATGGTTGAACGAATATGTGGATGTCAGTCACACGTCAGGACAAGATTTGGCTGATTTGATTACAAAGAGCGGGATCGAAGTCGAAGGCGTCGATGTCCGGGATGAAGCGTTGAACAATATCGTCGTCGGACGTGTGTTAACGAAAGAAAAACATCCAGAAGCAGATAAATTGAACGTCACGACGGTCGACATCGGACAAGACGAACCGGTTCAAATCGTGTGTGGTGCACCGAACGTCGAAGCTGGACAAGATGTCATCGTCGCACGTGTCGGAGCTCGCTTACCAGGTATTAAAATTAAACGTGCCAAATTGCGCGGTGTCGTCTCAGAAGGGATGATCTGTTCACTCGAAGAACTCGGATTCGAAAAGAAATATATCCGAGAAGATGAGCAGGACGGGATTCATACGTTCCGTGAACCAGTCACACCAGGACAAGACGTCTTGGAGTTACTCGGTCTACGCGATGAAATCCTCGAACTTGGGTTAACGCCGAACCGTTCGGACTGCCTCAGTATGTATGGTGTCGCACACGAAGTGGCGGCGCTTTATGATACGACACCGACTTTCCCGGTCGTTGAAGTCAAAGAAGCAGAAACTGCGACGGCAGTCGACGTGACGCTTGATTCAGAGGACTGCCCGTTCTACGCGGCACGAGAAATTCAAGGCGTGACGATTCAAGAATCACCGACTTGGTTAAAAAACCGTTTGATCGCGAACGGCATTCGTCCGATCAACAACGTCGTCGACGTTACGAACTTCGTTTTACTCGAGACAGGTCAACCGCTTCATTCATTTGATGCCGAAAAACTCGGAAAACGGATCGTCGTGCGTCAAGCGCGCGCAGGGGAGTCGTTCACGACGCTAGATGAAGTCGAACGGACGCTCGATTCTTCGATGCTCGTCATCACAGACGGGGAACGCCCGGTCGCACTTGCTGGTGTCATGGGTGGAGCGAATACCGAAGTTGACGGGAACACGACATCGATCATTTTAGAATCAGCTTACTTCGCACCGATTTCCGTTCGGAAGACGAGCCGTGTTCTTGGACTTCGTTCTGACTCAAGTGCCCGTTTCGAAAAAGGTGTTGATCCACGTCGTGTCTTGTTAGCACTCGATCGGGCAGCAGCTTTGATTGCTGAACTCTCGGGTGGAACGGTTCAAGCGGGTGTCGCTCAAGCCGGAACGCTCGAGCTTGACGATCATTTGATTGAAGCAAGTGTCTCATACATCAATCATCGTCTTGGTATGGAAATCGAAGGAACGGTCATGCAAACGTTACTCGAACGTCTTGGTCTCGGTGTTGAATTGTCGGGTGATGCCTTGACGGTCAGCGTACCGACTCGCCGCCAAGACTTGAAAATCCCAGCTGATTTAGCAGAAGAAGTGGCACGTCTCTATGGATATGATGCCCTGACTTCAAGCTTACCGTCTGAAGCGAGCCGTGGTTTTTTACCGAAACGGAACATACACCGTCGTCATTTACGCCGGACATTGCAGGGAGCGGGTCTTTCACAAGCGATCACGTATTCATTGACGAGCGAACAACGCGCGATGCAATTTAATGAACGGGAAGATTTGCATCCGGTCAAACTGGCGATGCCAATCAGTGAAGCCCGTTCGACACTGCGGACGTCACTCATTCCGGGACTCCTTGAAGTCGCGCAGCATAACGTCGCACGACAGCATGCCGACGTTGCGTTTTATGAACTCGGCAGTGTTTATCTGCAACGGGATGCGTCACTTGAAACACTCCCGATCGAACAAGAAATGATCGGTGGTGTCGCAGTCGGTGTGTCAGAACAACACCGGGCGCACGGAACACTTGTCAAAACGGATTTCTTCGTCATGAAAGGAATCGTCGAGACACTCGGATCTGCAGCCGGTGTCACGTTGACGTTCGAGGCAGCGAACATTCCATCGATGCACCCAGGACGGACGGCACGCATTCTGCTTGACGGAGAAGCGATCGGATTCGTCGGTCAAGTCCATCCTGGTCTGTCAAAAGAACAGTATGGTCTAAAAGAAGTGTACGTCTTTGAATTAGAGGCGATGGTACTGCGTTCGAAGGAAGAGCAGGTCTATTCGGAAATTTCACGTTTCCCATCGATGACACGAGACTTAGCAATCGTCGTCGAACGTTCAGTGCCAGCACAAGCAATCGTTGATGTCATGACGGAAGCAGCCGGTCCACTTCTACAGACGATCGAATTGTTCGATGTCTATACGGGTGAGAACGTCGGAGAGAATGAAAAATCATTTGCTTTCTCCCTCCGTTATCAAAACAAAGAACGGACGTTAGTCGATGAAGAAATCACGACAGCGCAACAGCGAGTCGTTGATGCAGTGAAAGAAACGTTTAATGCGGAACTTCGCGCATAA
- the pheS gene encoding phenylalanine--tRNA ligase subunit alpha, translated as MREQLEALRDEALTLVDQATTQKELNDVRVKYLGKKGPITEVLRGMGKLSAEERPVVGEIANTVRQAIQEQLEQRLTAVKQQEMDAKLAAEAIDVTLPGRPKKVGHAHLLQQVTDEIEDIFVGLGYTIAEGPEVEQDLFNFEMLNLPKDHPARDMQDSFYITEEILMRTHTSPVQARTMLASKGEPIRILCPGKVYRRDEDDATHSHQFMQVEGLVVGESISMADLKGTLEAFAKQMFGEAREVRLRPSFFPFTEPSVEVDVSCFKCGGKGCNICKQTGWIEILGAGMVHPHVLEMAEYDSTKMSGFAFGMGIERIAMLKYGVDDIRHFYTNDVRFSEQF; from the coding sequence ATGCGCGAGCAATTAGAAGCATTACGCGATGAAGCGTTGACATTAGTCGATCAGGCAACGACACAAAAAGAACTCAATGATGTCCGAGTCAAGTATCTCGGAAAAAAGGGGCCAATCACAGAAGTATTACGAGGAATGGGAAAGTTATCAGCGGAAGAACGACCAGTCGTCGGTGAGATCGCAAATACGGTCCGTCAAGCGATCCAAGAGCAATTGGAACAACGTCTGACAGCTGTCAAACAACAAGAAATGGATGCGAAACTGGCAGCGGAAGCAATTGACGTCACGTTACCAGGACGACCGAAAAAGGTCGGTCATGCGCACCTCTTGCAACAAGTGACGGATGAGATCGAAGACATCTTCGTCGGACTCGGTTACACGATTGCCGAAGGACCAGAAGTCGAGCAAGATCTCTTCAACTTCGAGATGTTGAATTTACCGAAGGATCACCCAGCACGCGATATGCAAGATTCATTCTACATCACGGAAGAAATTTTGATGCGAACGCATACGTCACCGGTCCAAGCACGGACGATGCTCGCTTCTAAAGGTGAACCGATCCGCATTCTCTGCCCAGGTAAAGTCTATCGTCGAGACGAAGATGATGCGACGCACTCGCACCAATTCATGCAAGTCGAAGGACTCGTCGTCGGAGAATCGATTTCGATGGCAGACTTAAAAGGAACGCTTGAAGCCTTCGCGAAGCAGATGTTCGGTGAAGCACGTGAAGTCCGCTTACGCCCAAGTTTCTTCCCATTCACAGAGCCGTCCGTCGAAGTCGACGTCTCGTGTTTCAAATGTGGCGGTAAAGGATGCAATATCTGTAAACAGACGGGTTGGATTGAAATTCTGGGTGCGGGAATGGTCCATCCTCACGTTCTTGAAATGGCTGAATATGATAGCACGAAAATGTCAGGATTCGCATTCGGAATGGGTATCGAACGGATTGCCATGTTGAAATACGGTGTCGATGATATTCGCCACTTCTATACGAATGACGTTCGCTTCAGCGAACAGTTTTAA
- a CDS encoding TrmH family RNA methyltransferase, which yields MSKRSTRGNKTMKHIASAKNEIVKQWKKLLTKKGRLQTNRFLIEGEHLIEEAVRAGIVKELIVRESYQVPGSWKRNADVFTIDDAVIKVLAETETSQGIFAVCEMKQASAQLERGRYLLLDRLQDPGNVGTMIRTADAAGFDGVVVGPGTVDVYNGKVIRATQGSLFHLPVISMPLEEAVNALHEQGIAVIGTALEGATSYQGIAPMDALGLIIGNEAQGVAPELLSYCDERAYIPIRGKAESLNAAVAAGILLYHFASVD from the coding sequence CTGTCCAAGCGATCTACGAGGGGTAATAAAACAATGAAGCACATCGCATCAGCAAAGAACGAAATCGTTAAACAATGGAAAAAACTCTTAACGAAAAAAGGACGTCTGCAGACGAATCGCTTTTTGATTGAGGGAGAACATCTGATTGAAGAAGCTGTTCGCGCCGGAATCGTCAAGGAATTGATCGTGCGTGAATCGTACCAAGTACCCGGTTCTTGGAAACGAAATGCCGATGTCTTTACGATCGATGATGCCGTCATCAAAGTATTGGCTGAGACGGAAACGTCGCAAGGCATTTTCGCTGTCTGTGAGATGAAACAAGCTTCGGCACAATTAGAGCGAGGACGCTATCTGCTCCTCGATCGTCTGCAAGATCCAGGGAACGTCGGAACGATGATTCGGACAGCTGACGCAGCTGGATTCGATGGTGTCGTCGTCGGACCGGGAACAGTTGACGTCTATAACGGAAAAGTCATCCGTGCGACGCAAGGATCGCTATTCCACCTACCTGTTATCTCCATGCCGCTCGAAGAGGCAGTCAATGCCTTGCACGAGCAAGGAATTGCGGTAATCGGAACGGCGTTAGAAGGGGCGACGTCTTATCAAGGGATCGCACCGATGGACGCACTCGGTTTAATCATCGGGAATGAAGCACAAGGCGTTGCGCCAGAGTTGCTCTCGTACTGTGATGAGCGTGCCTACATTCCGATTCGTGGTAAAGCAGAGTCGCTGAATGCAGCAGTAGCGGCTGGTATTTTGCTCTATCATTTTGCAAGCGTGGATTGA
- a CDS encoding M42 family metallopeptidase, producing MNEQLHMLKRLTDATGVPGNEKEVRSLMREYLEPHAEAFHQDGLGSLFAEHKGAGEDAPRVLIAGHMDEVGFMVTKIDEKGFLRFQPLGGWWGQVLLAQRMNIVTSSGEVIPGVIGAKPPHVLPPEARNKPVDIKDMFIDIGASSKEEVDGWGIRPGDTVVPHCEFTVMKNENFLMAKAWDNRIGCAIAIEAIKRLKADGHPNTIFAGATVQEEVGLRGAQTVAHLLKPSIAFAVDTGIPGDTPGMTDREALSKLGEGVQVIMFDATMIAHRGLIDFVTKVATEENIKYQLDLTPGGGTDAAKFHLSNTGVPSLALTVPIRYLHTNVSIMHKADFEAAVDLVVAVTKRLDAETVQAIYEG from the coding sequence ATGAACGAACAATTACATATGCTAAAACGTCTCACGGACGCAACAGGTGTACCGGGAAACGAAAAAGAAGTCCGGAGCCTCATGCGTGAATATTTAGAACCTCATGCAGAAGCATTCCACCAAGATGGTCTCGGTAGTCTGTTTGCTGAACATAAAGGCGCAGGCGAAGATGCACCACGTGTATTGATTGCTGGTCACATGGATGAAGTCGGATTCATGGTCACGAAGATCGATGAAAAAGGATTCCTTCGTTTCCAACCACTCGGCGGTTGGTGGGGTCAAGTCCTCTTGGCACAGCGTATGAACATTGTAACGTCATCTGGTGAAGTCATTCCAGGTGTAATCGGTGCAAAACCACCTCATGTTTTACCACCGGAAGCGCGCAATAAGCCGGTCGACATTAAAGATATGTTCATCGATATCGGTGCTTCATCAAAAGAAGAAGTCGACGGTTGGGGAATTCGTCCGGGTGATACGGTCGTTCCACATTGCGAATTTACTGTGATGAAAAATGAGAACTTCTTGATGGCAAAAGCGTGGGACAACCGGATTGGTTGTGCCATCGCAATCGAAGCAATCAAACGCTTAAAAGCAGACGGTCATCCGAACACGATTTTCGCAGGAGCGACTGTTCAGGAAGAAGTCGGGTTACGTGGGGCTCAAACTGTCGCACACTTGCTCAAACCATCAATCGCCTTTGCTGTCGATACAGGTATCCCGGGTGACACGCCAGGGATGACCGATCGTGAAGCATTGTCGAAATTAGGTGAAGGCGTTCAAGTCATCATGTTCGATGCAACGATGATCGCACATCGCGGATTGATTGATTTCGTGACGAAAGTTGCAACAGAAGAAAATATCAAGTATCAACTGGACTTAACACCAGGTGGCGGAACGGATGCAGCGAAGTTCCACTTATCGAATACAGGTGTTCCATCACTTGCATTGACTGTACCGATCCGTTACCTGCACACGAACGTCTCAATCATGCATAAAGCCGATTTCGAAGCAGCCGTCGATTTAGTCGTTGCTGTGACAAAACGTTTAGATGCGGAGACTGTCCAAGCGATCTACGAGGGGTAA
- the rplT gene encoding 50S ribosomal protein L20, translating into MPRVKGGYTTRQRRKKQLKLAKGYYGSKHTLFKVAKQQVMKSLMYAYRDRRQKKRDFRRLWITRINAAARINGLSYSRMMHGLKLAGIDVNRKMLADLAVTDATAFASLADTAKAKLNA; encoded by the coding sequence ATGCCACGCGTAAAAGGCGGATATACGACTCGTCAACGTCGTAAAAAACAACTCAAATTAGCTAAGGGCTACTACGGCTCGAAACATACACTCTTCAAGGTTGCGAAACAGCAAGTCATGAAATCTCTCATGTACGCTTACCGTGACCGTCGTCAAAAGAAACGTGACTTCCGTCGCCTCTGGATCACTCGGATCAATGCGGCAGCACGTATCAACGGTCTTTCTTACAGCCGCATGATGCATGGTCTTAAATTAGCAGGTATCGACGTTAACCGTAAGATGCTCGCTGACCTCGCAGTTACAGATGCAACTGCATTTGCTTCACTTGCTGACACAGCAAAAGCAAAATTGAACGCTTAA
- the rpmI gene encoding 50S ribosomal protein L35: MPKMKSHRGASKRFKRTASGKLKRGRAYTSHLFGNKSTKAKRKLRKASMVSTGDFKRIRHMIAK; encoded by the coding sequence ATGCCTAAAATGAAATCGCACCGCGGTGCTTCTAAACGTTTCAAACGTACTGCTTCTGGCAAATTGAAACGTGGTCGTGCTTACACAAGCCACTTGTTCGGTAACAAATCAACAAAAGCGAAACGTAAATTACGTAAAGCTAGCATGGTATCTACGGGTGACTTCAAACGCATCCGTCACATGATCGCGAAGTAA
- the infC gene encoding translation initiation factor IF-3, whose amino-acid sequence MEVLTISKDLLINESIRAREVRLIGADGAQLGVQSRNEALRLAEEAELDLVMVAPQATPPVCKIMDYGKYRFEMQKKDKETRKNQKVIQMKEVRLSPTIEENDFQTKFRNAKKFLENGNKVKASIRFRGRAITHSEIGKRVLERLATDLSEFGVVEQRPKMEGRSMFLVLAPKKED is encoded by the coding sequence ATGGAGGTGCTAACCATTAGCAAAGATCTGTTAATCAATGAAAGCATCCGTGCCCGGGAAGTTCGTCTTATCGGAGCGGATGGTGCTCAACTAGGTGTCCAATCACGCAACGAAGCGCTACGTCTCGCAGAGGAAGCGGAACTTGACCTCGTCATGGTCGCTCCACAAGCGACGCCGCCAGTTTGTAAGATCATGGACTACGGTAAATACCGTTTCGAGATGCAAAAGAAGGACAAAGAAACTCGGAAGAATCAGAAAGTGATTCAGATGAAAGAAGTTCGTCTTAGCCCGACGATCGAGGAGAACGACTTCCAAACGAAATTCCGTAATGCGAAGAAATTCTTGGAGAATGGTAACAAAGTGAAAGCGAGTATTCGTTTCCGCGGTCGTGCCATCACTCACTCGGAAATCGGTAAACGCGTTCTCGAACGCCTCGCAACGGATTTAAGTGAGTTCGGTGTTGTGGAACAGAGACCGAAGATGGAAGGACGCAGCATGTTCCTCGTGCTTGCTCCTAAGAAAGAAGACTAA